Proteins found in one Sphingomonas sp. IW22 genomic segment:
- a CDS encoding GMC oxidoreductase: MPNAIDIGAISDTHFDLVIIGSGFGASFYLHRILERQGSARILVLEWGRHRSHEWQISQSRHGDIAASQTYRSNADKPWNFTIGMGGGTNCWFAQAPRFHPSDFELRSRYGVGADWPIDYAELEPYYVAAENIMSVSGDPNMATMFPRSAPFPQAPHRMTAPDRLMANAQPAQHFAMPTARARIATEGRPACCASFRCTLCPVDAKFTLNNGMIGIYDDPAVTLALNARVTHLETNGSAVQVAIVESGGRKIRVRGDRFVLGANAIHSPAILTRSGMGGGLTGRGLHESYGCHVEVLLDGLDNFDGSTITTGLNLGLYDGPHRSQAGAALVYFENRWTHGLRALPRRMRQTLPLMIVTEELVEDRNHVTVSDDGTPVVHYAGASDYAVRGQKRAIDKLGELLAPLPVEDIIFRSQRPTESHLQGTLRMGRDAATSVVDAAQIHHRWRNLTVVGTSVFPTCSSMNPSLTAAALSLRAADMA, encoded by the coding sequence ATGCCCAATGCCATTGATATCGGCGCGATATCGGACACGCATTTCGACCTAGTAATCATCGGGTCAGGATTTGGTGCGTCCTTCTATCTGCACCGCATCCTGGAACGACAGGGTTCGGCACGTATCCTGGTGCTGGAATGGGGGCGGCACCGGTCCCACGAATGGCAAATTTCACAGTCGCGGCACGGCGATATTGCTGCGTCGCAAACCTATCGTTCCAATGCTGACAAACCGTGGAATTTCACCATCGGCATGGGTGGCGGGACCAATTGCTGGTTCGCACAGGCGCCACGTTTCCACCCCAGCGATTTCGAGCTGCGCTCACGTTACGGTGTCGGTGCCGACTGGCCCATCGATTATGCCGAGCTGGAGCCGTATTATGTCGCGGCCGAAAACATCATGTCGGTGTCGGGCGACCCCAACATGGCAACCATGTTCCCGCGTTCAGCCCCGTTCCCGCAAGCGCCGCACCGCATGACCGCCCCCGACCGGCTGATGGCCAACGCCCAGCCTGCTCAGCATTTCGCCATGCCCACTGCGCGCGCGCGCATCGCAACCGAAGGGCGCCCCGCCTGTTGCGCCAGCTTTCGCTGCACGCTGTGCCCGGTGGATGCCAAGTTCACGCTGAACAACGGCATGATCGGCATTTATGACGATCCAGCAGTGACGCTCGCGCTCAATGCGCGGGTGACGCATCTTGAGACGAACGGCAGCGCCGTGCAGGTGGCGATTGTTGAATCCGGCGGGCGCAAGATCCGCGTGCGCGGCGACCGGTTCGTATTGGGCGCCAATGCCATCCACAGCCCGGCGATCCTGACCCGTTCCGGCATGGGTGGCGGACTGACAGGGAGGGGACTGCACGAATCCTATGGCTGCCATGTCGAGGTGCTGCTGGACGGACTGGATAATTTCGACGGAAGCACGATCACGACCGGCCTGAACCTGGGTCTGTATGACGGACCTCACCGGTCACAGGCCGGCGCCGCACTGGTCTATTTCGAAAATCGCTGGACGCACGGACTGCGCGCGCTTCCCCGGCGGATGCGACAGACGCTGCCGTTAATGATCGTGACCGAGGAACTGGTCGAGGATCGGAACCATGTGACTGTATCGGATGATGGAACGCCCGTCGTCCATTATGCCGGCGCATCAGATTATGCCGTTCGCGGGCAGAAACGAGCGATCGACAAACTGGGCGAATTGCTGGCGCCGCTGCCGGTAGAGGACATCATCTTTCGTTCGCAGCGGCCGACCGAGTCGCACTTGCAGGGAACGCTTCGCATGGGGCGCGATGCTGCGACGTCGGTCGTCGATGCTGCCCAGATCCATCACCGTTGGCGCAACCTGACGGTTGTGGGAACGTCGGTATTTCCCACCTGTTCGTCGATGAATCCCAGTCTGACTGCGGCAGCATTGTCGCTGCGCGCGGCGGATATGGCGTGA
- a CDS encoding PilZ domain-containing protein: MPAELSVSSDRRGGARMGIDRETTLRVDAVPMDAQVENLSPMGFAIVTDAILEVGREVCIGLPGVGSRPARVVWIGKGQVGCAFDRPLRPNELALAFRGDVVARPLVEMWENRLPSPPPVEQHRFSYRTRFAILIGSTALLWLIIGGLIVAAAT, from the coding sequence ATGCCTGCAGAACTTTCTGTCTCGAGCGACCGTCGTGGGGGCGCTCGCATGGGTATCGATCGTGAAACGACGCTACGTGTCGATGCCGTGCCGATGGACGCACAGGTCGAGAACCTGTCGCCGATGGGATTCGCGATCGTTACCGATGCCATTCTTGAGGTCGGCAGGGAGGTCTGCATCGGCTTGCCCGGCGTCGGCAGCCGTCCCGCGCGTGTAGTGTGGATCGGTAAGGGACAGGTCGGTTGCGCCTTTGACCGGCCGTTGCGGCCCAACGAATTGGCCCTCGCCTTTCGCGGCGACGTGGTGGCTCGTCCGTTAGTCGAGATGTGGGAAAATCGACTGCCGTCGCCCCCTCCGGTTGAACAGCACCGCTTTTCTTATCGAACGCGCTTTGCCATTTTGATCGGATCGACGGCGTTGTTGTGGTTGATCATTGGCGGATTGATCGTCGCTGCCGCCACCTGA
- a CDS encoding J domain-containing protein has translation MGTTANYYELLRVPTGADADAIRQSFRTLIRKWHPDCVGPGSADAEREEQTVALIEAYRTLSHPERRRAYDRRRVQIPMAPGTDRRRGERRATPPPPAPARFWEKQTGWRRAMPWALAMMVAGTVSAVTLVPALVASDDLNREVLRVLILDT, from the coding sequence ATGGGAACGACCGCCAATTATTACGAGCTTTTGCGGGTTCCGACCGGTGCCGATGCCGATGCCATCCGGCAGTCCTTCCGTACGCTGATCCGCAAATGGCATCCCGACTGTGTCGGGCCGGGCAGCGCCGATGCTGAACGTGAGGAGCAGACCGTTGCGCTGATCGAAGCCTATCGTACGCTGTCGCATCCCGAACGGCGGCGGGCCTATGATCGACGCCGTGTGCAAATCCCCATGGCGCCCGGTACCGACCGGCGGCGCGGAGAAAGACGTGCCACCCCGCCGCCTCCGGCACCGGCGCGCTTCTGGGAGAAGCAGACCGGTTGGCGCCGGGCAATGCCATGGGCGCTTGCCATGATGGTCGCCGGCACCGTCTCGGCAGTAACGTTGGTCCCAGCCTTGGTCGCCAGCGATGATCTCAACCGTGAAGTCCTGCGCGTACTGATTCTCGACACGTAA
- a CDS encoding WecB/TagA/CpsF family glycosyltransferase, with the protein MKPLLSEPFTMSFDTTASRDAAAPVSMIGPVAVAVLTKAQALDRVEAMANATGERIVAFCNAHSINLARRNPALRAAYDRALVLNDGVGLDIARRMLEGAAFPANLQGTDFTTNLLQHIRGSRTLFLLGSKPGVAQAAGDALTRIAPQHRVVGVRDGYFPASEDEAVAQEIARLRPDIVLIGMGQPRQEIWAARHAAQTGALVLCIGAYLDFVAGAFPRAPKIMRTMRAEWLFRLMLEPKRLFARYVIGNPQFLLGIANDRRRIKSR; encoded by the coding sequence TTGAAGCCCTTGCTTAGCGAGCCGTTCACCATGTCTTTCGACACGACAGCCTCCAGGGATGCGGCAGCACCCGTCAGCATGATCGGCCCGGTCGCCGTGGCAGTGCTGACCAAAGCCCAGGCCTTGGACCGGGTAGAGGCGATGGCGAATGCCACAGGCGAACGCATCGTCGCCTTCTGCAATGCGCACAGCATAAATCTTGCGCGTCGGAACCCGGCGCTACGCGCGGCCTATGATCGCGCGCTGGTGTTGAACGACGGCGTCGGTCTCGACATCGCCCGTCGCATGCTGGAGGGGGCGGCGTTCCCGGCGAATTTGCAGGGCACCGATTTCACCACCAACCTTCTTCAACATATCCGCGGCTCGCGGACGCTGTTCCTGCTTGGGAGTAAGCCCGGCGTGGCCCAGGCGGCGGGCGATGCGCTAACCCGGATCGCGCCCCAACACCGCGTCGTGGGTGTGCGCGACGGCTATTTCCCCGCGAGCGAGGATGAGGCGGTGGCACAGGAAATCGCCCGACTCCGCCCCGATATCGTGCTGATCGGCATGGGCCAGCCCCGGCAGGAAATTTGGGCCGCACGCCATGCCGCACAGACCGGCGCCTTGGTCCTGTGCATCGGCGCCTATCTTGATTTTGTCGCCGGCGCCTTTCCCCGCGCACCGAAAATCATGCGGACCATGCGTGCCGAATGGCTTTTTCGATTGATGCTGGAACCAAAACGGCTGTTCGCCCGTTACGTCATCGGAAATCCGCAATTCCTGCTTGGCATCGCTAATGACCGTCGCCGTATCAAATCACGGTGA
- a CDS encoding cellulase family glycosylhydrolase, whose translation MLGINLSGAEFGKGDKYGYDYIYPSAKDLNFYAEKGLTLVRLPVRWERLQPELGGELNAAELGRLQTFLANADKAGVKVIVDIHNFGRYEDKAIGSADVPVATFADFWSKLVTEIGDAPAVYGYDLMNEPHGMPSKMAWPEAAQAATDAIRALGDTHAIFVEGEYWASASTWADKNPFLDVQDPLNNIVYEAHVYFDKDGSGTYKGSYDQEGATADIGERRIQSFVGWLEEKGAKGFIGEFGVPSDDPRWQVVLDNFLETLNEYGLSGTYWGAGSWFDGYRPGLLDKKGNPTAALGTLLENVADGADIGVGSEDRTTSAAPGGTLIVAEPTSPAEEPTRHVGTLGHDKVDFSGATDGITATLDGIQFISIEELIGGSGNDVLTGNAAANRLQGNAGNDRLDGSAGADILAGGMGDDVYFVDNTGDQVTEYVGEGRDHVFASVDWTLGSSLDALTLTGKAISGTGNSLDNMLTGNARGNVLMGLGGDDTIDGGAGADRMIGGTGDDTYHVDNDNDVVTEQPREGTDRVVATIDWTLGANIEKLTMAGSARLTGRGNSLDNHISAHDAGATLYGDKGEDRLTGAKGDDVLVGGAGRDWMTGGAGEDRFTLLTRDDSKVSAMDRILDFTRGEDVIDLSAIDANIKASGNQAFTFIGSDAFTKRAGQLRYDTRDDHTVVQADVNGDGKVDIGIRLENFVERMGTGDFALSSGGSSTGGIIDDTSGSNSSRNENIANLAANAMIITAAALRDGNGDGIIGFGKDGTLNTASGDIAMPGVSAVRFLGEAGEGQFVYADADIRPDGAQEGRVSSSDILSGDAGDKVADTFFFDTALDMALGADRIVNFGAKDIVITSKAIADGNGDGIIGFGSDKILDLMNTGSTLSIADVANKAVSTIEYDGSIERDGVTYYVYSLMGSSAGLETLA comes from the coding sequence ATGCTGGGTATCAATTTGTCCGGTGCCGAATTCGGTAAGGGCGATAAATATGGTTACGACTATATTTATCCCTCGGCAAAAGATCTCAATTTCTATGCTGAAAAGGGACTGACGCTTGTCCGGCTTCCGGTTCGCTGGGAACGTCTGCAACCGGAACTTGGTGGTGAACTCAACGCGGCAGAACTTGGCCGGCTCCAGACCTTTCTGGCGAATGCCGACAAGGCCGGCGTCAAGGTAATCGTCGATATCCATAATTTTGGTCGATATGAAGACAAGGCTATCGGATCAGCCGATGTGCCGGTCGCGACCTTTGCCGATTTTTGGTCCAAACTTGTGACCGAAATCGGCGATGCGCCGGCGGTCTATGGCTATGACCTGATGAACGAGCCGCATGGCATGCCCAGCAAGATGGCCTGGCCGGAAGCGGCACAGGCCGCGACTGACGCCATTCGTGCGCTGGGCGACACCCATGCCATTTTCGTCGAAGGCGAATATTGGGCCAGCGCATCGACGTGGGCCGACAAGAACCCGTTTCTGGATGTTCAGGACCCGCTGAACAACATCGTCTATGAAGCGCATGTCTATTTCGACAAGGATGGGTCGGGCACCTACAAGGGCAGCTATGATCAGGAAGGAGCGACCGCCGATATCGGCGAACGGCGGATCCAGAGCTTCGTAGGCTGGCTGGAAGAAAAGGGCGCCAAGGGGTTTATTGGCGAGTTCGGTGTACCATCGGACGATCCGCGCTGGCAGGTGGTGCTCGACAACTTCCTCGAAACGCTGAACGAATATGGCCTGTCGGGCACCTATTGGGGGGCCGGGTCATGGTTCGACGGCTATCGCCCTGGTCTGCTCGACAAGAAGGGCAATCCCACCGCTGCGCTCGGCACGCTGCTTGAGAATGTCGCCGACGGTGCCGATATCGGTGTCGGATCGGAAGATCGGACGACCAGCGCGGCCCCGGGCGGCACGCTTATCGTTGCGGAACCGACATCGCCGGCGGAAGAGCCGACCCGCCATGTCGGCACGTTGGGCCATGACAAGGTCGACTTTTCCGGCGCTACGGATGGCATCACTGCGACGCTGGACGGCATTCAATTCATCTCGATCGAGGAATTGATAGGCGGCAGCGGTAATGATGTCCTGACCGGCAACGCCGCGGCCAACCGCCTTCAGGGCAATGCCGGGAACGACCGACTGGATGGCAGTGCGGGCGCCGACATTCTGGCCGGCGGCATGGGCGACGACGTCTATTTCGTCGATAATACCGGCGATCAGGTAACTGAATATGTCGGCGAAGGCCGCGACCATGTGTTCGCCAGCGTCGACTGGACGCTGGGCAGTTCGCTAGACGCGCTGACACTGACCGGGAAGGCGATTTCCGGGACCGGCAATTCGCTGGATAATATGCTGACCGGCAATGCCCGCGGCAATGTCCTAATGGGCCTTGGCGGTGACGACACGATCGACGGGGGGGCAGGCGCCGACAGGATGATCGGCGGCACCGGCGATGACACTTATCATGTCGATAATGACAACGACGTCGTCACCGAACAGCCGCGTGAAGGCACCGATCGCGTGGTGGCAACGATCGACTGGACGCTGGGCGCCAATATCGAAAAGCTGACGATGGCTGGATCTGCCCGGCTGACGGGCCGGGGCAATTCGCTCGACAACCATATCAGCGCGCACGATGCCGGCGCCACGCTGTACGGCGACAAGGGCGAGGATAGGCTGACCGGCGCCAAGGGCGACGACGTGCTGGTCGGTGGCGCGGGTCGCGACTGGATGACCGGCGGGGCGGGCGAGGACCGGTTCACGCTGCTCACGCGAGATGACTCAAAGGTTTCGGCCATGGACCGAATCCTAGATTTTACACGTGGCGAGGATGTGATCGACCTTTCGGCGATCGACGCCAATATCAAGGCGAGCGGCAATCAGGCCTTCACCTTCATCGGTTCGGACGCTTTTACCAAACGCGCGGGGCAGTTGCGCTATGACACGCGTGACGACCACACTGTAGTCCAAGCCGACGTTAACGGCGACGGCAAGGTCGATATCGGCATTCGGCTTGAAAATTTCGTCGAACGGATGGGTACTGGCGACTTCGCCTTGTCCAGCGGCGGGAGTAGCACTGGCGGCATTATTGACGATACCAGCGGTAGCAACAGCAGCCGCAACGAAAATATTGCCAACCTTGCCGCCAATGCGATGATCATCACCGCCGCTGCGCTGCGCGATGGCAACGGCGATGGCATCATCGGCTTTGGAAAGGACGGAACGCTCAACACCGCGTCCGGCGATATCGCGATGCCCGGCGTCAGTGCGGTGCGCTTTCTGGGGGAAGCAGGCGAGGGCCAGTTCGTCTATGCCGACGCCGATATCCGACCCGATGGCGCGCAGGAAGGCCGCGTCTCGTCCAGCGACATTCTGTCTGGTGATGCCGGAGACAAGGTGGCCGACACCTTTTTCTTCGACACCGCGCTCGACATGGCGTTGGGCGCAGACAGGATCGTCAACTTCGGTGCCAAGGACATTGTAATCACTTCTAAGGCGATTGCCGATGGCAATGGCGACGGTATCATCGGTTTCGGTTCGGACAAAATCCTTGACCTGATGAACACGGGAAGCACGCTGTCTATCGCTGATGTGGCGAACAAGGCTGTGTCGACGATCGAGTATGACGGGTCGATCGAGCGTGACGGCGTGACCTATTATGTCTACAGTCTGATGGGATCCTCGGCCGGGCTGGAAACGTTGGCCTGA
- a CDS encoding Ig-like domain-containing protein translates to MSLNANYTFVGNGNWSVDGVGGQASGGGIVSAVVPEGSRVEAAFLYGSTYISGTVNSATLSLGDDMLAISDFDALGVSGPASLQGYRADITTFIREAVGDGDDGIFDFNLGGINGLNVDGFALVIVYSNPDESLRTIALLDGFSNPDGDEFALGFDEPVDTDQDGFEALLSLGIGFGFQGSEQYSRVTVDGRPLTTSAGGSDDGQAANGGLLTIGGIGDDPANPDPGALPGGDPRTDDELYDLAQGNSVNAAPFLADGAESISVTTLNPSDDDNIFFAGFNITAVVAVDTDENDAPVAASDMVTVLENGMVMIVPLANDFDPDDGDSFALSSFDASGLVGNLTDNGDGTFTYDPSGAFDALNAGESATTSFSYTITDGELSSSATVTITVNGVGGDTPPPGTCPTIDRPGTVDGSAAADQMLTGADYHNSFFFGDDDSGDDSITNFAADDIIVTDVALRDGNGDGIIGFGGNGILNTASGSVAITGVSALRFLGEACEGSFVYADAAVRPDGAQEGNILSNDVLSGDAADAMADIFLFDTALDLSLGDDTIANFGANDILVTTTKVFDRNNDGTIGFGSDGILDLPGGVGGPGDPGSPGEGGMVTITNMMGGAVLALEYDGSVERDGVTYYVYSLSGSPAGLDTLD, encoded by the coding sequence ATGTCTTTGAACGCGAACTATACTTTTGTAGGCAACGGGAACTGGTCTGTTGACGGCGTCGGGGGGCAGGCATCGGGCGGCGGCATCGTATCGGCGGTCGTGCCCGAAGGATCCCGGGTCGAGGCAGCCTTTCTTTATGGTTCAACCTATATTTCTGGCACCGTGAATTCCGCGACGCTTTCGCTGGGCGACGACATGCTGGCCATCAGCGACTTTGATGCCCTTGGCGTCAGCGGCCCGGCCAGCCTGCAGGGCTATCGTGCCGACATCACCACGTTTATCCGCGAGGCGGTGGGCGATGGCGACGATGGTATCTTTGACTTCAATCTGGGCGGTATCAACGGCCTTAACGTCGATGGCTTTGCGCTTGTCATTGTCTATTCGAACCCCGACGAAAGCTTGCGGACGATCGCGCTGCTCGATGGGTTCAGCAATCCAGACGGCGACGAATTCGCGCTCGGCTTCGACGAACCCGTTGATACCGATCAGGATGGGTTTGAAGCGCTGCTGTCGCTCGGCATCGGGTTCGGGTTCCAGGGGAGCGAACAATATTCGCGGGTTACGGTCGACGGCCGCCCGCTGACGACATCTGCTGGCGGATCGGATGATGGTCAGGCGGCCAATGGTGGATTGCTCACGATCGGCGGTATCGGCGACGATCCCGCCAATCCCGATCCCGGCGCGCTGCCCGGCGGGGATCCGCGAACCGATGACGAACTGTATGATCTGGCGCAGGGCAATTCGGTCAATGCCGCCCCCTTCCTTGCCGATGGCGCGGAAAGCATCTCGGTCACGACCCTGAACCCGTCGGACGACGACAATATCTTCTTTGCCGGGTTCAACATCACCGCGGTCGTTGCGGTCGACACCGATGAAAACGATGCCCCCGTCGCGGCATCGGACATGGTCACCGTGCTTGAAAACGGGATGGTGATGATCGTGCCGCTCGCCAATGATTTCGACCCCGACGACGGCGACAGCTTCGCGCTCAGCAGTTTCGACGCAAGCGGCTTGGTCGGGAACCTGACCGACAATGGCGACGGCACCTTCACCTATGACCCCAGTGGCGCCTTTGATGCACTGAACGCGGGCGAGAGCGCAACCACCAGCTTCAGCTACACGATCACCGACGGCGAATTGTCGAGCAGCGCGACCGTGACCATCACCGTCAACGGCGTTGGCGGCGACACGCCCCCGCCCGGCACTTGTCCGACGATCGACCGCCCGGGCACCGTCGACGGGTCGGCCGCGGCCGATCAGATGCTGACCGGTGCCGACTATCACAACAGCTTCTTTTTCGGCGACGATGACAGCGGCGACGACAGCATCACCAATTTCGCTGCCGACGACATCATCGTCACCGACGTCGCGCTGCGGGATGGGAACGGTGATGGCATCATCGGCTTCGGCGGAAACGGGATCCTCAACACCGCATCGGGCAGCGTTGCGATCACCGGTGTCAGCGCGTTGCGCTTTCTGGGCGAAGCGTGCGAAGGCAGTTTCGTCTATGCCGATGCCGCGGTTCGCCCCGATGGCGCGCAGGAAGGCAATATCCTGTCCAACGATGTCCTGTCGGGCGACGCCGCCGATGCGATGGCCGACATCTTCCTCTTCGACACCGCGCTCGACCTGTCTCTGGGCGACGATACGATCGCCAATTTCGGCGCGAACGATATTCTGGTCACCACCACAAAGGTCTTTGACCGCAACAATGACGGGACGATCGGCTTCGGCTCGGACGGGATCCTTGACCTGCCAGGCGGGGTCGGCGGCCCCGGCGATCCAGGATCACCGGGTGAGGGGGGTATGGTGACGATCACCAACATGATGGGCGGAGCCGTCTTGGCGCTCGAATATGACGGATCGGTCGAACGCGATGGCGTGACCTATTATGTCTACAGCCTGTCGGGATCCCCGGCCGGACTGGATACGCTGGACTGA
- a CDS encoding cellulase family glycosylhydrolase translates to MAIAGLIGCATVGVGIHGATGMDDSHLIDDEISDGARPPARPASPPRFGINLSGAEARGGDAIRPTLADLKNAIDRQGFRLIRYPFKRDRMTRERIGELKTLTDYARSKGVPVILDNHSFTWLPVHEQVHWWTQFARQFPDDGTILLDLNNEPKGVDWTRWGTEAKQVIAGLRANGIRHPILLEWPGYSSITRFDKKEPKGKRCESAACALERAPGELDPIHRTFLNGHRYFDADGSGTKGSCLRRNGTPRTSSGFSSFAAQLRKRGWQGYITESAFGSHRGIPQSCEAVGHDALTAIRKNGDVLKGVTWWGAGRIWPDRYPFKIDCSKDQRLSCPPSDYVRALRGSLGATSTDL, encoded by the coding sequence GTGGCAATAGCCGGCCTGATAGGCTGCGCCACGGTAGGCGTGGGAATACATGGCGCAACCGGCATGGATGATTCGCATCTTATTGATGATGAGATATCCGATGGCGCTCGGCCGCCGGCCCGACCGGCTTCCCCACCCCGTTTTGGCATCAACCTTTCCGGAGCCGAAGCGCGCGGCGGCGATGCGATCCGTCCGACGCTCGCCGACCTGAAGAACGCCATCGATCGACAGGGCTTCAGGCTGATCCGTTATCCCTTCAAGCGTGATCGCATGACACGGGAGCGTATCGGCGAGCTGAAGACACTCACCGACTACGCCCGTTCAAAGGGCGTGCCGGTCATATTGGACAATCACAGCTTCACGTGGCTGCCGGTCCACGAACAGGTTCATTGGTGGACGCAGTTCGCACGTCAGTTCCCGGACGACGGCACGATCCTGCTTGACCTGAACAACGAACCCAAGGGTGTCGACTGGACCCGCTGGGGCACAGAAGCAAAGCAGGTGATCGCCGGATTGCGGGCGAACGGCATTCGCCACCCCATCCTGCTCGAATGGCCCGGCTATTCTTCCATCACCCGGTTCGACAAGAAGGAACCCAAGGGCAAGCGATGCGAAAGCGCCGCCTGCGCGCTGGAACGGGCACCGGGTGAATTGGATCCGATCCACCGCACCTTCCTGAACGGACATCGATATTTTGATGCGGACGGTTCGGGCACAAAGGGGTCATGCCTTCGGCGCAATGGTACGCCACGGACCAGCAGCGGCTTTTCCAGCTTTGCCGCACAGTTACGCAAGCGCGGTTGGCAGGGCTATATCACCGAAAGCGCTTTCGGCAGCCATCGCGGCATACCACAGTCTTGCGAGGCTGTTGGCCACGATGCCCTTACCGCCATCCGAAAGAATGGTGACGTTTTGAAAGGCGTCACATGGTGGGGGGCAGGACGCATCTGGCCGGATCGCTATCCCTTCAAGATCGACTGCTCCAAGGACCAGCGCCTTTCCTGCCCCCCCTCCGATTATGTCAGGGCGTTGCGCGGATCACTTGGCGCAACTTCGACCGATTTATGA
- a CDS encoding acyltransferase family protein: MKQKPAPGRTILSLQYLRAIAALLVVYFHAELQAPGRAVAFPSFGAAGVDIFFVLSGYVMWLTTSGRQLGPLQFMQRRIIRIVPLYWLISLVAVGFSLTAPGIMRSTKFEPTHFLASLFFIPWPNPASATHQTQVLTPLLVPGWTLNMEMFFYLLFALLLPFGVRWRLMGLMLMICVAFIIGTFFAGRNTPLSFYGTTLLFEFWFGMVLAAVVGKQSDSPILIPHIGQTVIFAMLWLAALTALLLADWYNAGEPKMIWYGLPALSVVGIAILAERRGLVACLPWLQTLGDASYSLYLTHGFVVAACRVLFAQLPFLSSIDHPLPFIGIVIMGSILVGLATYFLVEKPLTLFVGQFASRKGQPTITATA; the protein is encoded by the coding sequence ATGAAGCAGAAGCCTGCGCCGGGCCGGACGATCCTGTCGCTTCAGTATCTTCGGGCTATCGCGGCATTGCTTGTCGTATATTTTCATGCGGAGCTTCAGGCGCCGGGTCGTGCCGTGGCATTTCCCAGCTTCGGTGCGGCGGGGGTTGATATTTTCTTCGTCCTGAGCGGCTATGTCATGTGGCTAACCACCTCAGGTCGCCAGCTTGGGCCGTTACAGTTCATGCAGCGGCGGATCATCCGGATCGTGCCGCTTTACTGGCTTATCTCGTTGGTCGCTGTGGGGTTTTCCCTCACGGCGCCTGGAATAATGCGATCGACTAAATTTGAACCGACCCACTTTCTGGCATCGCTGTTCTTTATACCTTGGCCCAATCCGGCGTCCGCGACTCATCAAACGCAAGTGCTGACCCCGTTGTTGGTGCCGGGTTGGACGCTGAACATGGAGATGTTCTTCTATCTTCTGTTCGCGCTCCTGCTGCCCTTTGGCGTTCGGTGGCGATTAATGGGTCTGATGCTGATGATCTGCGTTGCGTTCATCATTGGCACCTTTTTCGCCGGCAGGAATACGCCACTGTCATTTTATGGAACGACGCTGTTGTTCGAATTTTGGTTCGGCATGGTGCTGGCGGCGGTGGTCGGGAAACAATCCGATTCGCCTATCTTGATTCCTCATATTGGTCAGACAGTGATATTTGCCATGCTTTGGCTGGCTGCGCTGACCGCTCTTCTTCTTGCCGACTGGTATAATGCGGGTGAGCCGAAGATGATCTGGTACGGGCTGCCGGCACTGTCCGTTGTTGGAATCGCGATCTTGGCCGAACGCCGTGGGCTGGTAGCCTGTCTGCCATGGCTCCAGACGCTTGGCGACGCTTCATACAGCCTGTATCTGACCCATGGTTTTGTCGTGGCCGCGTGCCGCGTGCTGTTTGCCCAATTGCCTTTCCTGTCCTCGATCGACCACCCGCTGCCCTTTATCGGAATCGTAATTATGGGGTCGATCCTGGTTGGACTAGCCACCTATTTTTTGGTCGAGAAACCGCTGACCCTGTTTGTTGGCCAGTTTGCCAGTCGCAAGGGACAGCCGACGATAACAGCAACAGCCTGA